ATAGAATTCGAAGAAAGAAATAAGCTTCTTAATGATGAAAATGGTGGTAATTCAGATCTGGTTCCTGCAAAAGAAGTATCAATTGGTAGGAACTGTTTTATTGGGTGCAATTCCATCATTCTAAAAGGTACTGTGTTAGGAGATGGATGCGTCGTTGGTGCTGGTGCAGTTGTTGCTGGACAATTTGAGCCTAATAGTGTAATTGTAGGAAATCCTGGAAGAGTAATTAGGACACTTGATGTAAAGTGATTTAGGAGCAATTGTAATTATGGTAGATTTAACGGTAGTCATTCTTACTAAGAATGAAGAGAAGAATCTTAGAAAATGTGTGGAATCATTTAGAGGAATAGCTAAAAGGTTTGTAATAGTTGATAGTGGTTCAACTGATGGTACAAAGGATTTATGTGACAAGTTAAATGCTGAGCTTAATGAAAATGGTGCCTCTTTGGATTTTTACTATAACGAATGGGTTTCCTATGCCAATCAGTTAAATTGGGGATTACAGAACACTGGAATCGATACTGAATGGTCTATGCGAATGGATGCGGATGAAGAATTGCTGGAAGATCTTGTAAAAGAGATAGAAGAAAAACTTCCTACCGTGAATTCACCTATAAATGGAATTGTGTTGAGACGAAGAGTGTATTTTATGGGGCGCTGGATTAAGCATGGTGGTAGATACCCTGAATTATTATTGAGAATATTTAGAACTGGGAAGGCTATGTGTGAAATGAAAATTATGGATGAGCACATGATTCTTTCCGAAGGGACAACAATTGAGTTTAGACATGACTTAAAAGATAATAATCAAAAAGATTTGGAATGGTGGATATCTAAACACAATTGGTACAGCAATCGTGAAGTGCTAGATCATCAAATGAGGTTAGCTGGGGATTCATTTGTTGAGAAAGGTTGCTCTAGTAATCAAGCTAAGATGAAGAGAATAGTAAAAGATGGTGGATACTACAAGTTGCCTAAATTTATTAGGGCACATCTTTACTTTATATATCGGTATTATATAAAGCTAGGGTTTTTAGATGGCCCAGAGGGTAGAATCTTTCATTTTTTACAAGCTTATTGGTATCGATTCCTGGTAGATGCCAAGATGTTTGAGTGTGAAAAAAAAGGTGTTATTATGAAGTCTCAAGCCGATTTGAAGGCATAAGGGAGCCAATATGATTAAGGTGCTTATGATTGCAAAGGCTATGGAAAGGACAGGTGTCACAAGTGTGATGCTGTCATACTTTGATAATATTGATAAAAGTATGATTAAAATTGACTTTGCAACAGGATTAGTTTATGAAATAAGCTATAAAGAACATGTAGAAAGTGCGGGAAGCCATTTTTGGATAATTCCAGATCGCGATAAAAATATACTATTGTATATTAAAAAGCTTGCGAGTTTAATTAAAAAAAATGGATATGATGTTGTTCATGTGCACGGTAATAGTGGAATGATTTTTCCAGAACTGATGGCAGCAAAACTCGGAGGAGCAAAGGTAAGAATAGCTCATTCACATAATACTATGTGTAATCATCCAAGGTTGGAAACACTAGTTAGACCTATTTTCAATCATTATTATACCCATGCAATAGCATGTTCTCAAGAAGCTGGGGAATGGATGTTTAAAGGAAGACCTTTTAGGATAATAAATAATGGAACTGATACAGCTAAAATGGTGTTTTCAGAAAACGATAGGAATTTGATTAGGAATAAGCTGGGTATAGCTGAGGATACAATTCTTATTGGACACATAGGATACTTCAACTATCAAAAAAATCATCATAGGTTAATCAAAATTTATAAGAATGTTTTTCAGAAGAATAGTAGGACTAAGCTTTTATTGGTCGGTGATGGTGGAGAACGCCCTAATATTGAAAAAATGGTCCATGAGTATGGTCTTACTGATAATGTGATTTTTTATGGGCAAAGTAATGAAATACCTTGTTTATTGGCAGCGATGGACGTTTTTGTTCTTCCTTCACATTTTGAAGGCTTTGCCATCGTTTTATTGGAAGCACAAGCTTCTGGGCTGAATTGTATAGCAAGTAGTGTTGTGCCTTTAAATGCAGCAAATGCGGCAAATGCTGTTGAGTTCTTGAAGTTAGATGATTCTGATGAAGTATGGGCAGATGCGATCATAAGGGCTGCAGAAAGAAATTTAGGGCATAGAAAAGAAAAATCAGCTATTTGTCGTAAAAAAATGATAGATAGAAAATATGATGTACAGGCTATAGCTAACGAAATGAGTGAATTGTACATGTCGGCTGTGTAGGGAGAAATAGTAAGATGAAGATTGCTGGATTAACTTGGTGGAGGGGAAATTATGGGTCTATTCTGCAAGCATATGCGCTTCAAGAGTTGATTTCTTTATACACTAATGTTGAATATGAAATATTGGATCAGTATGGAGAAATTGCTTCAGTTGGTAATTTGTGTGATAGATTAAGGCGATGGGGAATAAAAAAAACACTAAAAAAAATTAGATGGAAATTTGCATCTTCAGGTTTTAAAGCAAGAAATGAAGCATTACAGAAATTCGTGGATGAGAAGTTACGACTTTCTGATTATAGATATACTGAAGAAACTATTAAAGAGTGTTTGAACAAGTATGATGGTTTTATATGCGGAAGTGATCAAATATGGAATCCTTTATTGTCTAGTGTGAATGATATTTATTGGTTGGGATTTGCAGGTGAGGATAAGCTAAAAATTGCATATGCACCAAGTATTGGTGTTGATGAATGTAATGATGATACCGCGAAAACAATTAGAGATAATTTAAAAACATTTGATTTTATATCTTCAAGGGAGCAATCGAGTTCAGATTTTTTGAATTATTTATTGGGAGATAATCTTTGTGAAACCGTTCTTGATCCTACACTTGCATTGCCAAGAGACAAATGGGATGAAATATTGCCAAAGCCTAAACTATCATCAAATATAAAGTATGTTTTTGCTTATATTTTGCGTGGAAATAAAGAACAACGTCAACTTGTTGAACAATATGCTATAGAGCATGGATTAAAGGTTGTATCATTTCCTTACTTGGATTCGGATTATATTGAAAAATATGATAAACAATTTGGAGATATCCAAATATATGATGCTTCTCCAACAGATTTTGTTCAGTTGATAAGAGGAGCGGAATATATATTTACTGATTCTTTTCATTGTACGGTGTTTAGTATTTTATACCATAAGCTTTATTGCTTATTTCCCAAGATTGGTAAAACACAAAATGTAAGACTGAATGATTTACAGCAAAAATTCCAAATAGAAGATCGCATGATAAAAAGTAATAATTTGTTAGAAGTGAATTCATTAAAGCCTATTAATTGGGAAACTGTTGATGAGAATTTGGATGTTTGGCGAAAAAAATCAGTTTCGTATTTAGTAAATGCTTTGGAAAAGAGAAAAGTATGATTTCAGTAAACAATAAAACATGTACTGGATGTAGGGCCTGTGAGCATACGTGTCCTAAGAAATGTATTAGCATGAAAGCGGATACTGAAGGCTTTCTAATCCCTTCAGTGGATATAAAAGAATGTATAAAATGTGGTGCGTGTGATAGGGTATGCCCTCAACTAAAAAAAAATAATGCGCCTGAATGCTCTGAGGCTGTGGCATTTCATTTTAACAACACTGAGATTAACAAATATAGCACATCAGGAGGAGCTTTTGCTGCACTAGCTACTTTAATCCTCGAAAATAAGGGAATTGTAATTGGTGCAGCTTTTACTGATGTGAATCATGTGAATCACATCAGTATTAGTAGTAGTGATGAGCTATATAGATTACAAGGAAGCAAATATGTACAGAGTAATACTTTGAATACTTATGTACAGGCAAAGCATTATTTGGATGATGGAAGACTTGTACTTTATTCTGGAACAGCATGTCAGATTGCTGGATTAAAGGCCTTTTTAGATAAAGATTATAACAATCTTTTGTGTGTAGATGTAATTTGTCATGGAGTATCCTCGCCACTTTTATATGAAAAATATATAGAATGGCTGCAGGAAAAAAAATCATGTGAGGTTAGTTTATATCATTTTAGAACTAAATCAGATGCTGGGTGGGGACACTATGGAAAAATCGTACTAGATAAAAAGAAAGAACAACTTTTTTCATCTAATGATCCTTATATTAAGGCTTTTATGACAGGACAAAATTATAGAGAATGCTGTTATGAGTGTCATTATGCAAATAGGAAACGTGTAAGTGATTTGACTCTCGGGGATTTTTGGGGCATTCAAAGTAGTTATCCAGAACTATATCACAGAGATGGTGTGTCGGCAGTGCTGATAAATTCTATAAAAGGGAAGGAATGGATGGAACAATTAAATACAATGGCTTGTATAAAAGCAGTTGATATTGAGAAAATTATTCCTTACCAAGAAAATCTTCAACATCCAACAGATAGACCTGAAACAAGAACAGATTTTTATAATGGATTGAAGGCTCAAAATAATAATGAATACATGAAGAAAAAGCTTTTGCCTTGCGTAACTATAGATGATAAATTGCATGCATTGTTACCTATGAAATTAAAGTATGCGATTAAGAGATTAAGGAAAGGCTTTTGAGAAACTATGAAAATGAGTAAGCGACGGATAAAGGTTTTGATAGATAATATTTTATTAACATATTGGAAATATAAGCATGGGGTTGCATTAAACGCTGTGCTTCAAGATTCAGAAATTGGTGAACATAGTAGAATCTATGCTAAAACGAAATTCTATAGGTCTTCAATAGGTGACTATTCTTATGTTGGTCCATCAAGTTTTGTTGCAGATACTAGTATTGGGAAGTATACATCAATTTCTCAGGAATGTTATATTGGGGGGGCTTCACATCCTATTTCTTGGTTAGGAACATCACTGAATTTTTATTGTACTAAACCTGAAGAAGCTGGGCAAGGATATCCTTTTAGAAAGAAATATTTTGATGCATTTAATAGAACATCGATTGGCAATGATGTATGGATTGGCGCTAGATGCATAGTTTTGGCAGGTGTTAAAATTGGTGATGGCGCTGTTATTGGCGCAGGTTCTGTAGTAACCAAGGATATACATCCTTTTGAAGTTTGGGCTGGTAATCCAGCACACAAGCTACATGATAGATTTGAAAAGGATGTTATAAAAGAGATTTCTGATATTAAATGGTGGAATCTTCGAACTGACGAGATAAATAGAAATATGGATGTAATTGATAATCCAAAAGAGTTTTTGAAAAGAGTAAATAAATGAGTAGAATACTTGTGTTAGCATCGTTCCCAGCTCCATATAGAGCAGATGTTTTTTCGGGACTATCAAAAGAATATGATTTAGATGTTTTTTTTGGCTTGACTAAAGATGATGATAGAAACGAGGATTTTTATGTTAAAAGCAGCCAGTTTTCATTTTATTCATTGGGAGATGGAGCCGGTAGACTTTTCTTTGATGAATGCATAAAAAATATAAGAAGATATGATTTGGTTCTTGCATATGATTGGTATTTACCATTTGCAAGGAAAGTACTAATAAAATGTATCGTTTGTCATATACCGTATTTTGTTAATTGTGATGGAGCGTTTATTGATAATAATAAATCAATAAAATCTCTTATAAAGAATATCGGAAAGAAATTTTATATTAGAAATGCAAATATGTGTTTAGCCAGTGGAAAGTATGCCGCTGACTATTTTAGGCATTATGGTGCTAGAGATAATAAAATAACAATACATAATTTTTCTTCACTTCATAGAGATGATATTATTCCTGAACCTATAGATAATTATTCAAAAGGTGAATTACGAAAACGTTTAGGACTAAAGAATATAAAAACGGTTATTAGTGTTGGCCAGTTTATTCCTAGAAAAGGATTTGACGTATTGCTTGAAGCATGGGATGGGCTGGATAACCAGGCGCAATTAGTAATTGTTGGTGGTGGAAAAGAACGAAGCAAGTATGATAAGTCAATAGCAGAAAAAGGATATAAAAATGTTGTCTTGATAGATTTTGTGGACAAGAAAAAAATCTTTGAATACTATAAAGCATCAGATTTATTTGTGTTGCCCACAAGAGAAGATATCTGGGGATTGGTCATAAATGAAGCTATGGCTTGCGGGTTACCTATAATAACAACTGATCATTGTATTGCTGGACTTGAACTAGTTAAAAATGGCCTGGGTGGATATATAGTTCCTATAGATAATAGCGAGATATTACATGATAGAATTAAGCAATGTTTATCATATGATCTTTGTAGTATGAGCAAAAATAATCTTGAAACTATAAAAGATTATACTATTGAGCATATTATAGAATGTCATATTCGTGATATAGATAAAGTTATTGTAAGGTAAGACGGGTATATATGAAAGTAAAGAAAATGGAGTGGCCAGATATTTTGATGGCTTTAACAATTGGAATAATAGTTCTGGCGCAGATTAAATGGGACTATCAGCCTTTGATTAGAAAAGTGATGTATGCTATATGGATCATATGTTTTGCCTTTCTTATGCTAGATAGAATGAGGGTAAAAAAAACAAATTTTGGTATATTGTTTTTGACTTCAACAGTATGCATATATGTGTATTGTTCGGTATTGGACTCAATTGGTGGAGGAATGTATTCTAATTCACTGATGAAGGCGTTTATGCCAATTTCATGTTTTGCGTACTGGTTGGGTGTAATAGTGGCATCTGGAGATATGAAAGAAACGACCATAAAAGTTTCTTTGATTACATATTTTATATCAAGTACTATTTTTTCTATAGTATTACGGATATTTTTCTTTAGTGATATTTCTTCTTGGCTTTCCAGCAATGTATATACATATGGTGTGGGGAAAAATCAGGTCGGGATGGTGCTGGCAAGTGCAGCATTAGTAGGTATAGTCTTTGTTTGGCCTATGTGTATTAATATAATTGAAAAGGTAGCAACGGTATTTGGCATTTTATTATGTTATTATGGTGTGGCCTTAGTACAAAGTAGGACGGCTATTATAGCTAGTTTTATATGCATTAGTTGCTATTTTTACTTACAGGGGAAAATCAAAATAAGATATGTTATACCTATTGTTTTGATAGCTATTGTAGCTTTTACTAATGATTCAATAGCTATGTTTTGGGACCATGTTTTTTTTATTTCAAAATATGCTGATAAGGGATCGAATGCATTTTTTAGTGGAAGACTTGATAGTTATAAGCATGCTTTAGACTTGGTGAAAAATGATTTATTGTTTGGAATAGGCAATTATTATGTAGATTGTTTATATGTTCAAGTCCTAGTTGAGGGAGGAATAATTGAATGTTTACTTGTTATTCCCCTTGTATTATTTAGATTAAAAAATGGATTTAAATATTTTGTTAAAAATCTTTCATTGAATAATCTTGCTTTGGTATTAGCGATTTATTATTTTGTTACGTCTTTTTTGGAAGCACAGACACCATTTGGCCCTGGAACGAGTGCATGTATTTTTTGGATAGTGTCAGGATATGTTGATGTGACTAAGAAAAATCATTTCAAAAAGTATATGCAGGCAGGTTGAGTGATATGAACAGATTAAAAAAGAATCTTAGATTGCAGACTATTTATCAAATTATAGCAACATCTATACCATTACTAACATCACCATATTTGTCAAGAGTGCTGGGGGCAACAGGATTAGGAATATATTCTTATACGCTTTCTGTTGTAAATTACTTTAGTTTATTTGCAATGTTAGGAATGTCCAGCTATGGCTGCAGGACTATAGCTATGGCTAAAGACCAAAATGAAGAAGAAAGACTTTTTATAGAAATACATTCATTACAGGTACTTACATCTTTCATAATGACCATAATGTATTATTCTACGGTGTTATTTTTCTTGCATGACAACCAAAAAATAGCAATGTTGCAGTCATTTTGGTTGTTAGCGTGTTCGCTTGATGTAAGTTGGTATTTTTTTGGAAAAGAAGAATTTCAAGTCACAGTAACAAGAAATTTGGTTATAAAACTCATCACTGTTATTTCTATTTTTGCTTTTGTTCGAACGAAAGATGATGTAGGCACATATACTTTTATCATGGCCTTCGGATCATTTCTTAGTCAGTTTGTTTTGTTTTGTTTGCTTAAAAAGAGGGTGAAATTTTGTATTCCTGAATGGAGAGGAGTTTTATCTCATATTAAACCGAATCTTCTATTGTTTGCACCAATACTGGCAATGAGCGTATATCACCTCATGGATAAGACCATGTTGGGAATGTTAGCTGATTATTCTGAAAGCGGATATTATTATAATGCAGATAAGGTAATAAATATTCCCCTGGGAATAATTGGTGGAATAGGGACAGTTATGATGTCTAAAGCTTCAGTACTAAAAGCTGAGGGAAATGACGATGGTGGAAAAAGAATACTTAGTTTATCAATAGAAGGCTTTATGTGTGTTGCTTGTGCAATGGCTTTTGGAATAGCTTCTGTAGCTAAGGAATTTGTACCTATCTTTTTTGGCCAAGGGTATGACAAATGTGTTGAATTGATAATTTTATTATCAGTAGTAATGATATTTAAATCGTTATCAAATATAATACAAAACCAGTACTTAATCCCATATAATAAGGAAAAAATGTTACTTGTTTCTATAATTATAGGAGCTTTTGTTAATTTGATAATTAATTACACCTTTATAGGAATTATGGGAAAGGGAGCTTTAGGGGCTACCATTGGAACAGTAATAGCGGAGTTAGTGGTCTGTTTAGTTCAATATATTATGAGTGAAAAGGATATTCATCTAATAGGTAAAGTTGCCAGTTCTTTTGTCTATTGTATTTTCGGAGCACTAATGTTTGGCACTGTACGCCTTATTTCAAACATTGACGTGAATGATTTATTAAAGATGCTAATTGAGATTACTGTAGGCGGAATAATGTATTTGATTATGGTTGTCTTGTATTGGTATTTGTCAAAA
The sequence above is a segment of the Butyrivibrio proteoclasticus B316 genome. Coding sequences within it:
- a CDS encoding glycosyltransferase family 2 protein — protein: MVDLTVVILTKNEEKNLRKCVESFRGIAKRFVIVDSGSTDGTKDLCDKLNAELNENGASLDFYYNEWVSYANQLNWGLQNTGIDTEWSMRMDADEELLEDLVKEIEEKLPTVNSPINGIVLRRRVYFMGRWIKHGGRYPELLLRIFRTGKAMCEMKIMDEHMILSEGTTIEFRHDLKDNNQKDLEWWISKHNWYSNREVLDHQMRLAGDSFVEKGCSSNQAKMKRIVKDGGYYKLPKFIRAHLYFIYRYYIKLGFLDGPEGRIFHFLQAYWYRFLVDAKMFECEKKGVIMKSQADLKA
- a CDS encoding glycosyltransferase, with product MIKVLMIAKAMERTGVTSVMLSYFDNIDKSMIKIDFATGLVYEISYKEHVESAGSHFWIIPDRDKNILLYIKKLASLIKKNGYDVVHVHGNSGMIFPELMAAKLGGAKVRIAHSHNTMCNHPRLETLVRPIFNHYYTHAIACSQEAGEWMFKGRPFRIINNGTDTAKMVFSENDRNLIRNKLGIAEDTILIGHIGYFNYQKNHHRLIKIYKNVFQKNSRTKLLLVGDGGERPNIEKMVHEYGLTDNVIFYGQSNEIPCLLAAMDVFVLPSHFEGFAIVLLEAQASGLNCIASSVVPLNAANAANAVEFLKLDDSDEVWADAIIRAAERNLGHRKEKSAICRKKMIDRKYDVQAIANEMSELYMSAV
- a CDS encoding polysaccharide pyruvyl transferase family protein; this encodes MKIAGLTWWRGNYGSILQAYALQELISLYTNVEYEILDQYGEIASVGNLCDRLRRWGIKKTLKKIRWKFASSGFKARNEALQKFVDEKLRLSDYRYTEETIKECLNKYDGFICGSDQIWNPLLSSVNDIYWLGFAGEDKLKIAYAPSIGVDECNDDTAKTIRDNLKTFDFISSREQSSSDFLNYLLGDNLCETVLDPTLALPRDKWDEILPKPKLSSNIKYVFAYILRGNKEQRQLVEQYAIEHGLKVVSFPYLDSDYIEKYDKQFGDIQIYDASPTDFVQLIRGAEYIFTDSFHCTVFSILYHKLYCLFPKIGKTQNVRLNDLQQKFQIEDRMIKSNNLLEVNSLKPINWETVDENLDVWRKKSVSYLVNALEKRKV
- a CDS encoding Coenzyme F420 hydrogenase/dehydrogenase, beta subunit C-terminal domain, which encodes MISVNNKTCTGCRACEHTCPKKCISMKADTEGFLIPSVDIKECIKCGACDRVCPQLKKNNAPECSEAVAFHFNNTEINKYSTSGGAFAALATLILENKGIVIGAAFTDVNHVNHISISSSDELYRLQGSKYVQSNTLNTYVQAKHYLDDGRLVLYSGTACQIAGLKAFLDKDYNNLLCVDVICHGVSSPLLYEKYIEWLQEKKSCEVSLYHFRTKSDAGWGHYGKIVLDKKKEQLFSSNDPYIKAFMTGQNYRECCYECHYANRKRVSDLTLGDFWGIQSSYPELYHRDGVSAVLINSIKGKEWMEQLNTMACIKAVDIEKIIPYQENLQHPTDRPETRTDFYNGLKAQNNNEYMKKKLLPCVTIDDKLHALLPMKLKYAIKRLRKGF
- a CDS encoding CatB-related O-acetyltransferase produces the protein MKMSKRRIKVLIDNILLTYWKYKHGVALNAVLQDSEIGEHSRIYAKTKFYRSSIGDYSYVGPSSFVADTSIGKYTSISQECYIGGASHPISWLGTSLNFYCTKPEEAGQGYPFRKKYFDAFNRTSIGNDVWIGARCIVLAGVKIGDGAVIGAGSVVTKDIHPFEVWAGNPAHKLHDRFEKDVIKEISDIKWWNLRTDEINRNMDVIDNPKEFLKRVNK
- a CDS encoding glycosyltransferase family 4 protein, with protein sequence MSRILVLASFPAPYRADVFSGLSKEYDLDVFFGLTKDDDRNEDFYVKSSQFSFYSLGDGAGRLFFDECIKNIRRYDLVLAYDWYLPFARKVLIKCIVCHIPYFVNCDGAFIDNNKSIKSLIKNIGKKFYIRNANMCLASGKYAADYFRHYGARDNKITIHNFSSLHRDDIIPEPIDNYSKGELRKRLGLKNIKTVISVGQFIPRKGFDVLLEAWDGLDNQAQLVIVGGGKERSKYDKSIAEKGYKNVVLIDFVDKKKIFEYYKASDLFVLPTREDIWGLVINEAMACGLPIITTDHCIAGLELVKNGLGGYIVPIDNSEILHDRIKQCLSYDLCSMSKNNLETIKDYTIEHIIECHIRDIDKVIVR
- a CDS encoding O-antigen ligase family protein, which produces MKVKKMEWPDILMALTIGIIVLAQIKWDYQPLIRKVMYAIWIICFAFLMLDRMRVKKTNFGILFLTSTVCIYVYCSVLDSIGGGMYSNSLMKAFMPISCFAYWLGVIVASGDMKETTIKVSLITYFISSTIFSIVLRIFFFSDISSWLSSNVYTYGVGKNQVGMVLASAALVGIVFVWPMCINIIEKVATVFGILLCYYGVALVQSRTAIIASFICISCYFYLQGKIKIRYVIPIVLIAIVAFTNDSIAMFWDHVFFISKYADKGSNAFFSGRLDSYKHALDLVKNDLLFGIGNYYVDCLYVQVLVEGGIIECLLVIPLVLFRLKNGFKYFVKNLSLNNLALVLAIYYFVTSFLEAQTPFGPGTSACIFWIVSGYVDVTKKNHFKKYMQAG
- a CDS encoding oligosaccharide flippase family protein, giving the protein MNRLKKNLRLQTIYQIIATSIPLLTSPYLSRVLGATGLGIYSYTLSVVNYFSLFAMLGMSSYGCRTIAMAKDQNEEERLFIEIHSLQVLTSFIMTIMYYSTVLFFLHDNQKIAMLQSFWLLACSLDVSWYFFGKEEFQVTVTRNLVIKLITVISIFAFVRTKDDVGTYTFIMAFGSFLSQFVLFCLLKKRVKFCIPEWRGVLSHIKPNLLLFAPILAMSVYHLMDKTMLGMLADYSESGYYYNADKVINIPLGIIGGIGTVMMSKASVLKAEGNDDGGKRILSLSIEGFMCVACAMAFGIASVAKEFVPIFFGQGYDKCVELIILLSVVMIFKSLSNIIQNQYLIPYNKEKMLLVSIIIGAFVNLIINYTFIGIMGKGALGATIGTVIAELVVCLVQYIMSEKDIHLIGKVASSFVYCIFGALMFGTVRLISNIDVNDLLKMLIEITVGGIMYLIMVVLYWYLSKNPLLEQYLKKE